The proteins below come from a single Sorghum bicolor cultivar BTx623 chromosome 4, Sorghum_bicolor_NCBIv3, whole genome shotgun sequence genomic window:
- the LOC8081649 gene encoding uncharacterized protein LOC8081649 — protein MTTRANAIDRSNQHSRMDDGSRMDDGDGFAQHDENTLMADVVDCITQHGDHNHSTSEGREERRVRGNNMGLGLQKLNRARRGKLQVVITEGNIRPLVPFVAAKYASECNIIVRNHVPILPHWKLYKKKPASRSKETEPVEKDPKEKEYGSAYVDLFLGKLKAKFDINIEDETVRKECIEMMKSAVRQQRHKLKQEYFDPFPLHLVTKTSPIPFMSNKQWEQLLESWKSPKKMEMCQKNKNNRVNVKYHHTTGSRAYMVHVENLDDKYNDKEADAVDLFKEFHYSKKKNATPLLYRRLLLKWKICYLHQPKVKNLSLQLKLLLMCLLRTPRRVGSCRIWGSRMPDLDPVSKVVR, from the exons ATGACCACTCGGGCTAATGCAATTGACCGGTCTAATCAGCATAGCCGTATGGATGATGGAAGTCGTATGGATGACGGAG ATGGCTTTGCCCAGCATGATGAGAACACCCTCATGGCTGATGTAGTTGATTGCATTACCCAACATGGTGACCACAATCACAGTACCAGTGAAG GGCGAGAGGAGAGAAGGGTCAGGGGAAATAATATGGGACTTGGTCTCCAAAAGTTAAACCGAGCACGCCGTGGCAAGCTGCAAGTTGTTATAACTGAAGGGAATATAAGGCCACTGGTTCCTTTTGTTGCTGCAAAGTATGCAAGTGAATGCAACATCATAGTTAGGAACCATGTGCCTATACTCCCGCATTGGAAGTTGTACAAGAAAAAACCTGCATCAAGGtcaaaagagacagaaccagtagAGAAAGATCCAAAAGAGAAAGAATATGGATCTGCGTATGTTGATCTATTCTTAGGAAAGCTAAAG GCCAAGTTTGACATAAACATAGAGGATGAGACAGTTAGAAAGGAATGCATTGAGATGATGAAGTCTGCTGTTCGCCAACAAAGACACAAACTTAAGCAAGAATATTTTGATCCTTTTCCACTACATTTGGTTACAAAAACTTCTCCTATCCCATTCATGAGTAATAAACAGTGGGAACAACTTTTAGAATCATGGAAGAGTCCCAAAAAGATG GAGATGTGTCAAAAGAACAAAAATAATCGAGTGAATGTTAAGTACCATCACACAACCGGATCCCGTGCCTACATGGTTCATGTTGAAAATTTG GATGACAAATATAATGACAAAGAAGCTGATGCAGTTGATTTGTTTAAGGAGTTCCACTACAGcaagaaaaaaaatgctacaCCCCTATTGTACAGGAGGCTATT ACTCAAATGgaaaatatgctatctacatcaACCGAAGGTGAAGAACCTAAGTCTGCAGCTCAAGTTGTTGCTGATGTGCTTGCTGAGAACACCAAGAAGAGTCGGTTCTTGTAGAATCTGGGGTTCCAGAATGCCCGACCTAGATCCAGTGAGCAAAGTAGTGAGATAG